In Oceaniferula marina, the following proteins share a genomic window:
- a CDS encoding PEP-CTERM sorting domain-containing protein (PEP-CTERM proteins occur, often in large numbers, in the proteomes of bacteria that also encode an exosortase, a predicted intramembrane cysteine proteinase. The presence of a PEP-CTERM domain at a protein's C-terminus predicts cleavage within the sorting domain, followed by covalent anchoring to some some component of the (usually Gram-negative) cell surface. Many PEP-CTERM proteins exhibit an unusual sequence composition that includes large numbers of potential glycosylation sites. Expression of one such protein has been shown restore the ability of a bacterium to form floc, a type of biofilm.), giving the protein MFPQSIDLASITLGAMVLGTMPIHAATVISDDFSVWTNVDGTEETFTSSTDPIFSQQTIQYNGNHEGLTRGAASAMQFSDLGDGQFSYEAGNVSSAPTRPPGWPATDSSNGPFGGADTNIVDSEIFENPETEDKIRAGSLTTFTVTFELGIGEVKQANLWLNYTIEIANGNQNTAAVEWSLSNEFQTLGISNRDARSVEGVETVDTGILSEVLDEPGTYTLTLSADIPYQDFNNANKTALATLDAVYFEVVNIPEPSTSYLLALTSACLLFRKRRAI; this is encoded by the coding sequence ATGTTTCCCCAATCCATAGACCTAGCTTCCATCACCTTGGGAGCCATGGTTCTCGGAACCATGCCCATTCATGCAGCGACCGTCATATCGGATGACTTCAGCGTTTGGACCAATGTCGACGGCACAGAAGAAACCTTCACATCATCCACCGATCCCATTTTTTCACAGCAAACGATACAGTACAATGGAAACCATGAAGGGCTGACCCGAGGAGCTGCATCCGCCATGCAATTCAGCGATCTCGGTGATGGACAGTTTTCCTATGAAGCAGGAAACGTAAGCAGCGCACCCACGCGTCCACCAGGTTGGCCAGCAACCGACAGCTCCAATGGGCCGTTTGGGGGAGCCGACACCAATATTGTTGATTCGGAAATCTTCGAAAACCCAGAAACCGAAGACAAAATTCGCGCCGGATCCCTGACCACCTTCACCGTCACCTTTGAGCTCGGCATCGGAGAAGTCAAACAAGCCAACCTTTGGCTCAATTACACCATCGAGATCGCCAATGGCAATCAAAACACAGCCGCAGTGGAATGGAGCCTCTCTAACGAGTTTCAAACTCTGGGCATTTCAAACCGGGATGCTCGCAGCGTGGAAGGCGTCGAAACAGTGGACACCGGGATACTTAGCGAGGTTCTTGATGAACCCGGCACCTATACCCTGACCCTCTCAGCTGACATCCCCTACCAGGATTTCAACAACGCCAATAAAACGGCTCTGGCTACCTTGGACGCCGTGTATTTTGAGGTCGTCAATATCCCGGAACCGAGCACCTCATACCTTCTGGCGCTGACCTCAGCCTGCCTGCTCTTCAGAAAACGCCGGGCAATCTAA
- the accC gene encoding acetyl-CoA carboxylase biotin carboxylase subunit gives MFNKVLVANRGEIALRIIRACRELGVASVAVYSEADVDSMHVQLADEAVCIGPGPSKDSYLKPDRIIAAAEVTGADAIHPGYGFLSENARFVEICESCNIKFIGPSAEVIRKMGDKNTARETALANGVPVTPGSEGIVESAEHGLELAREIGFPVMIKATAGGGGRGMRPCMDEESFVDLYNQASQEAIQCFNNGDCYLEKLVLRPHHIEIQVLGDTHGHFVQLGERDCSMQRRNQKIIEECPSPLISDELRQQMAEASVSLISAIGYENAGTIEYLVDEKAENFYFMEMNTRIQVEHPVTEEVMGCELIKEQVRIAAGESISDHVLKQNPRGHSIECRINAEDPYNNFCPSPGTIKLWYTPGGKGVRVDTHVYSGYTVPPYYDSMIAKLIVTAATRDIAIKRMKRALSEFTIEGIKTTIPFQQEIIDHPDFINGEYGIEWVADYIEERGY, from the coding sequence ATGTTCAACAAAGTTTTGGTTGCCAACCGCGGGGAAATCGCCCTGCGCATCATCCGCGCCTGCCGCGAACTCGGAGTTGCCTCCGTCGCCGTCTACTCTGAAGCAGATGTCGACTCCATGCATGTCCAGCTCGCCGACGAGGCGGTCTGCATCGGCCCCGGGCCGAGTAAAGACAGCTACCTCAAACCGGACCGCATCATTGCCGCTGCCGAAGTAACCGGAGCCGATGCCATTCACCCTGGATACGGTTTCCTCTCGGAAAATGCCCGCTTTGTCGAAATCTGCGAAAGCTGCAATATCAAATTCATCGGACCATCCGCCGAAGTGATTCGGAAAATGGGCGATAAAAATACCGCCCGCGAAACGGCCCTCGCAAATGGCGTGCCAGTCACCCCAGGATCCGAAGGCATCGTCGAGTCCGCCGAACACGGGCTGGAACTCGCACGTGAAATCGGCTTCCCCGTTATGATCAAAGCCACCGCCGGCGGTGGTGGCCGCGGAATGCGCCCCTGCATGGATGAAGAAAGTTTCGTCGACCTCTACAATCAAGCAAGCCAGGAAGCCATCCAATGCTTCAACAACGGTGACTGCTACCTCGAAAAGCTGGTCCTGCGCCCACACCATATCGAAATTCAGGTCCTCGGTGACACCCACGGTCACTTCGTCCAACTCGGCGAGCGCGACTGCTCGATGCAGCGCCGCAACCAGAAAATCATCGAGGAATGCCCGTCACCTCTGATCTCCGACGAACTCCGCCAACAAATGGCAGAGGCATCAGTCAGCTTGATCTCTGCCATCGGCTACGAAAATGCAGGAACCATCGAATACCTCGTCGATGAAAAGGCAGAAAACTTCTATTTCATGGAAATGAACACCCGGATCCAGGTGGAACACCCGGTGACCGAGGAAGTCATGGGTTGTGAACTCATCAAAGAGCAAGTCCGGATTGCAGCCGGTGAATCGATCTCCGATCACGTTCTCAAACAAAACCCGCGCGGCCACTCCATCGAATGCCGGATCAACGCAGAAGACCCCTACAACAACTTCTGCCCAAGCCCGGGCACCATCAAACTCTGGTATACTCCGGGAGGCAAAGGCGTGCGAGTCGACACCCATGTCTACTCAGGCTACACGGTCCCGCCATACTACGACTCCATGATTGCCAAGCTGATCGTTACGGCTGCCACCCGGGACATTGCCATCAAACGCATGAAACGGGCACTCTCCGAGTTCACCATCGAAGGCATCAAAACCACGATTCCCTTCCAGCAGGAGATCATCGACCACCCAGACTTCATCAATGGCGAATACGGCATCGAATGGGTCGCCGATTACATCGAAGAGCGGGGATATTAA
- the accB gene encoding acetyl-CoA carboxylase biotin carboxyl carrier protein produces the protein MAKPDKRNNNIIRAQQGLQKPPEATLLIQTQTITVDLKEIRKIVELMNEHELSYFHLEEEGVNLKLKKGGEVLAIPAAAPAPAAPAATPSASPAADSAPEPAGNAITAPMVGTFYSSSSPDAAPYVKVGDTVSVGQTLCIIEAMKVMNEIEAETSGTITAIVAKDGDPVQFGDPLFQIQ, from the coding sequence GTGGCAAAACCTGACAAACGAAATAACAACATCATCAGGGCTCAACAAGGGCTTCAAAAACCGCCCGAAGCCACCTTACTCATTCAAACCCAGACCATTACCGTGGACCTAAAAGAAATTCGCAAAATCGTCGAGCTCATGAACGAGCATGAACTCTCTTATTTCCACCTCGAAGAGGAAGGGGTTAACCTCAAACTCAAAAAAGGTGGTGAAGTGCTTGCCATTCCTGCAGCAGCCCCGGCTCCCGCCGCCCCGGCCGCCACTCCATCGGCAAGCCCGGCCGCCGACAGTGCCCCGGAACCAGCCGGCAATGCCATCACCGCGCCCATGGTTGGAACCTTCTACTCCTCATCCTCTCCGGATGCCGCCCCTTATGTCAAAGTGGGCGACACCGTCAGTGTCGGACAAACACTCTGCATCATTGAAGCCATGAAGGTCATGAACGAGATCGAAGCGGAAACCTCTGGAACCATCACGGCCATCGTGGCCAAAGACGGCGACCCGGTTCAATTCGGTGACCCTCTTTTCCAAATCCAATAA
- a CDS encoding type B 50S ribosomal protein L31: protein MKSDIHPEYHPVVFQDMTTGHRFITRSTTKSDKIEQIDGVDHYIISAGVTSDTHPFFTGQKQFVDTAGRIDKFQKRFGAVRRAGKPKLKA from the coding sequence ATGAAATCAGATATTCATCCAGAATACCATCCTGTCGTCTTCCAAGATATGACCACAGGTCACCGCTTCATCACCCGCTCCACCACCAAGTCCGACAAGATCGAACAAATCGACGGTGTGGATCACTACATCATCTCTGCAGGTGTCACTTCGGACACCCACCCGTTCTTCACAGGGCAGAAGCAGTTTGTTGACACCGCCGGGCGTATTGACAAGTTCCAGAAGCGCTTTGGTGCTGTTCGCCGTGCTGGCAAGCCCAAGCTCAAAGCCTAA